Genomic segment of Clostridia bacterium:
CTTGAGGGCAGAATGACGCCAACTCCGCAGACAATACGGCAATGTTGGATACTAGCACACCACTGGAAATCTGGTCAAGAGGCAAAAGGAGGCTAACCGAGCGCCGATCTCTGCTTGGCCCGGTTGGCCTCCTCGGACACGTGCGTTCTTCAGTGGCGCGCCACGTTACTTGATCTCGACCGTGGCGCCCGCTTCCACCAGTTTCGCCTTGATCTGCTCGGCTTCCTCTTTGCTGACCTTCTCCTTGACCGGCTTCGGCGCCCCGTCGACCAGGTCCTTCGCTTCCTTCAGGCCGAGCCCGGTGAGCTCGCGCACGACCTTGATGACCTGGATCTTCTTGTCGCCGGCGTCCGCGAGGATCACGTCGAACTCCGCCTGCTCCTCCGCGGCGGCCGCCGGAGCGGCGCCCGCGCCCGGAGCCGCGGCGGCCACGGCGACCGGCGCGGCCGCGGAGACGCCGAACTTCTCCTCGAACTTCTTGACGAGCTCAGCCAGCTCCAGAACGGAAAGCCCTTCGACGAGCTCCAACAC
This window contains:
- the rplL gene encoding 50S ribosomal protein L7/L12, whose amino-acid sequence is MSKVEQVLELVEGLSVLELAELVKKFEEKFGVSAAAPVAVAAAAPGAGAAPAAAAEEQAEFDVILADAGDKKIQVIKVVRELTGLGLKEAKDLVDGAPKPVKEKVSKEEAEQIKAKLVEAGATVEIK